Below is a window of Dictyostelium discoideum AX4 chromosome 1 chromosome, whole genome shotgun sequence DNA.
tatgtaccatcaccattatcGACCATAACTGGATCGACTGGAGCTGGACCTTCAATGGTAACGACAAAACCGTCACCACCGTCAGTACGGTGTACACCATCTGGATCAACTGCATGAATCTTGAATTTGCTTGGTTGGAAACATTCACCACCATCTAAACCTGGACCTTCAGCGTATGATTTCTCTGGATCAGCAGCTGGTTTAATATGAATTGATTTTGGAATATCCTTGATGGCTTCATCATTGAGGGTGACTTGAATTTCGTAGTCACCTGGTTGTTCTGGAGTGTAGGCAACAGTGTAAGTACCATCGTCATTATCGGTGATACCAACGTTGACTGGGTGTGGACCACTGATGGATACTTGGAATGGATCACCACCAGCAGCACATGGTTTATTATCAGCACCAACAGAGTGAATAGTGAATTCAGTTGGACGTTTAGCTTGGGCTTTTTCGAAACCTGGACCATCACAATAACTGTTTTGAGAGTCAGAGTTGAGGATCTTAACTTCGGTTGGACCTTGGGCTAATGGTTCACCACGGAGGAAAACTTCGACAGTGTGATCACCACCTTTGGTTGGTTTGTATTCAACATCGTATGAACCATCACCATTGTCTTTGATTTGAGCATCGACTGGACCTTCTGGTGATTGAACTTTGACGGTGAAATCATCACCACCTTGAGTGACGGTCTCGCCATCCTTGTTACGACCTTGGATTTTGAAAGCAGCTGGAACACCAACTTTACCACCTTCTAAACCTGGACCGTAGGCATTTGAGTGTTGAGCATCTGAACCGTCAATCTTAACGTTGTATGGTGAGTCTTTGCAGTGGACATCATCTAATTGAACGACGACAGTGTAGTCTTGTGGAACGGTAGCAGTGTATGAAGCATCATAGATACCATTTTTGTTGTCAACCAATTTGCATGGGACTTCAACACCATCGGCACCAACGACGCTAACAGTGAAACCTTCACCACCGTTGGCTAATGGTTCACCATAGTAGTTGACGGCTTTAATGTGGAAATCGGCGGATTTATTAACGAAACCACCTTCAACACCTGGACCATAAACTTCAACCTTGCTGGCATCTGAAGTTTCACGACGTTTCTTTTCGAGGGCAGCTAAAGCATCAGCATCTCTCTTTTCTTTGTTGAGTGCATAATCACGGAAATAAGAGACGTAGGTGATGACTGATAATTCATCTGGAAGAGAGTTCATATCATTGGCATCCATAATCTTTGGGATTTCATATTCTTCAAGAGCGATATCCATGGATCTGTCGATATCTTGAACGGCATCACCGGTGAGGGTTGACATCTCTCTAACACCTGGTTTGAGGGAATCAGTGAGAGCAGAGAGAACACGACCATCACACCATGAGTCTGTGAAATTGTTTACAACAACCTTGTATGGGGCAACTTGCTTTCTAACCCATTCCAAGAGAGCTGCTTTTGGTGAGTTATCACTTTCAgacatttgaatttgataacgTAAAATCAAGGTCCAAATTAAACcaagaattaatttcaattgactATCAACGATATCTTCAGCACCAATACCAACCAAT
It encodes the following:
- the abpC gene encoding actin binding protein: MAAAPSGKTWIDVQKKTFTGWANNYLKERILKIEDLATSLEDGVLLINLLEIISSKKILKYNKAPKIRMQKIENNNMAVNFIKSEGLKLVGIGAEDIVDSQLKLILGLIWTLILRYQIQMSESDNSPKAALLEWVRKQVAPYKVVVNNFTDSWCDGRVLSALTDSLKPGVREMSTLTGDAVQDIDRSMDIALEEYEIPKIMDANDMNSLPDELSVITYVSYFRDYALNKEKRDADALAALEKKRRETSDASKVEVYGPGVEGGFVNKSADFHIKAVNYYGEPLANGGEGFTVSVVGADGVEVPCKLVDNKNGIYDASYTATVPQDYTVVVQLDDVHCKDSPYNVKIDGSDAQHSNAYGPGLEGGKVGVPAAFKIQGRNKDGETVTQGGDDFTVKVQSPEGPVDAQIKDNGDGSYDVEYKPTKGGDHTVEVFLRGEPLAQGPTEVKILNSDSQNSYCDGPGFEKAQAKRPTEFTIHSVGADNKPCAAGGDPFQVSISGPHPVNVGITDNDDGTYTVAYTPEQPGDYEIQVTLNDEAIKDIPKSIHIKPAADPEKSYAEGPGLDGGECFQPSKFKIHAVDPDGVHRTDGGDGFVVTIEGPAPVDPVMVDNGDGTYDVEFEPKEAGDYVINLTLDGDNVNGFPKTVTVKPAPSAEHSYAEGEGLVKVFDNAPAEFTIFAVDTKGVARTDGGDPFEVAINGPDGLVVDAKVTDNNDGTYGVVYDAPVEGNYNVNVTLRGNPIKNMPIDVKCIEGANGEDSSFGSFTFTVAAKNKKGEVKTYGGDKFEVSITGPAEEITLDAIDNQDGTYTAAYSLVGNGRFSTGVKLNGKHIEGSPFKQVLGNPGKKNPEVKSFTTTRTAN